In Micromonospora cremea, the genomic window ACCGCCGGGAAGATCTTCGTCTCGGTGGCCAACCGGGACAAGCGCGGCATGATCTTCCCGATCAAGCGCCTGGCTGATCTCGGCTTCGAGATCGTCGCGACCACCGGCACGGCCGAGGTGCTGCGCCGGCACGGCATCGCCTGCGAGCAGATCCGCAAGCACTACCAGGCTGGCGAGGGGGACGACGCGGTGTCCCTGATCCTGGGCGGCGCCGTGGCGCTGGTGATCAACACGCCGCAGGGTTCGGGTGCCAGCGCCCGCTCGGACGGCTACGAGATCCGCAGCGCCGCGGTCACCGCGGACATCCCCTGCATCACCACGGTCCCCGGTGCCGCCGCCGCGGTGATGGGCATCGAGGCCAGGATCCGCGGCGACATGCAGGTCCGTCCCCTCCAGGATCTGCACGCCACCCTCCGGGCCGCCCAGTGACCCTGTTCGAGCGGGCGGTGCGGCCCTGGCTGTTCCGGATCGGGAACGGGGACGCGGAGGCGGCGCACGAGTGGACGTTGCGGCGGTTGACCGCGCTGTCCCGGCGGCCGGCCGCACTGGCGGCGCTGCGTGCCCGGTACGCGGCCCGGGCGCCGCGCACGGTGTTCGGTGTCGAGTTCCCCAACCCGGTCGGTTTGGCCGCCGGGATGGACAAGGACGGGGCGGCGTTGCCGGCCTGGCCGGCGCTCGGCTTCGGTTTCGTCGAGGTCGGCACGGTCACCGCGCACGCCCAGCCGGGCAACCCCCGGCCGCGGCTGTTCCGGCTGCCGGCCAGCGAGGCGGTGGTCAACCGGATGGGCTTCAACAACGCCGGCGCCGCCGCGCTGGCCGCCCGGCTGGCCGCGCTGCCGCGCCCGATCGGCGTACCGCTGGGCATCTCGCTGGGCAAGTCCAAGGTGACCCCGCTCGACGAGGCGGTCGAGGACTACCTCGCCTCGTACCGGGCGCTGCGCGGGCACGGCGACTACTTCGCGGTGAACGTCTCCTCACCGAACACCCCGGGGCTGCGCTCGTTGCAGGACCGCGCGCACCTGGACGCGCTGCTCGCCGCGCTGGTCGGGGAGAAGCCGGTACTGGTCAAGATCGCCCCTGATCTGACCGAGGCGGCGATCGCCGAGCTGCTGGAGGTCTGCCTGGCCCGGGGTGCGGCCGGGGTGATCGCCACCAACACCACCCTGGCCCGGGACGGTCTCGCCCCGGTGGACGCCGAGCGCGGCGCTCAGGCCGGCGGCCTCTCCGGCCGGCCGCTCACCGGCCGGGCGAGAGAGGTGGTCGCCTTCGTGCACCGGGAGACCGGCGGCCGACTACCGATCATCGGGGTCGGCGGTGTGCTGGACCCGGACGACGCGGCACGGATGTTCGACGCCGGCGCCGCCCTGGTGCAGCTCTACACCGGCTTCATCTACCGAGGCCCATCCCTGGTCCGCGCCATAACCCGCACCACCCCCACCCCCACCGTTCCCCCCGCCCCCGCCCCCGCCCCCGCCACCGACCCCCGCCCCGCGTCGATCTAGGGCAGATCGTCGTGATCGGAGGTCCAGTAGCGACAAGCTGCCCTAGATCGGCGCGGGGCGGGCGACGGGGAGAGGGCGGGAGCGGGCGGGCGAGGGACGGGGAGAGGGGAGCGGGCGCGTGACGCCTGAGGAGATTCTGAGCGTTGACCGGGCGCACGTCTGGCATCCGTACGCCGCGCTGCCGCCCGCGAACCCGCCGTACGTGGTGCAGAGCGCCGAGGGGGTACGGCTGCGGCTGGCCGACGGCCGGGCGCTGGTGGACGGGATGTCGTCCTGGTGGGCGGCGATCCACGGGTACCGGCACCCGACGTTGGACGCGGCGGTGACCGACCAGCTCGGCCGGATGAGTCACGTGATGTTCGGCGGGCTCACCCACGAACCCGCGGTCCAGCTCGCCCGGACCCTGGTCGAGCTGACCCCGGACGGCCTGGAGCACGTCTTCCTGGCCGACTCCGGCTCGGTCAGCGTCGAGGTGGCGGTAAAGATGTGCCTGCAGTACCAGCGGGCCGTCGGCCGGCCGCAGCGGCGCCGGCTGGCCACCTGGCGGGGCGGCTACCACGGCGACACGTTCCACCCGATGAGCGTCTGCGACCCGGAGGGCGGAATGCACCACCTCTGGGGCGACGTGCTGCCCCGGCAGGTCTTCGCCCCGGTCCCGCCGGGCGGTTTCACCGATCCGCCCGACGAGGCGTACGTGGCGGCGCTGGTGGACGCGGTCGAGCGGCACGCCCACGAACTGGCCGCGGTGATCGTCGAGCCGGTGGTGCAGGGCGCCGGCGGGATGCGCTTTCACCATCCGGGGTACCTGCGGGTGCTGCGCGAGGTGACCCGCGCGCACGGGATCCTGCTGATCTTCGACGAGATCGCCACCGGCTTCGGCCGTACCGGCACGATGTTCGCCGCCGAGCACGCCGGGGTGTCCCCGGACGTGATGTGCCTGGGCAAGGCGCTCACCGGCGGTTACCTGACCCTGGCGGCGACGCTCTGCACCCCGCAGGTCGCCCAGGCGATCTCCGCCACCGGCGTGCTGGCGCACGGGCCCACCTTCATGGGCAACCCGTTGGCCTGCGCGGTGGCCAACGCCTCCATCGGGCTGCTGCGAGCCGAAGACTGGGCGGCGCAGGTGGCCAGGATCGGCGCCGGCCTGCGCGCCGGGCTGGAGCCCCTGCGTGGCGCGCCGGGCGTGGCCGACGTGCGGGTCCTCGGCGCGATCGGGGTGGTCCAACTCGATCACGAGGTCGACCTCGGCGCGGCCACCACCGCGGCGGTCGACCGGGGGGTGTGGCTGCGGCCGTTCCGCGACCTGATCTACACGATGCCGCCGTACGTCACCGGCGACGCCGACCTGGCCCGGATCGCCTCCGGGGTGGCGGCGGCGGTGGCGGCCGGCTGAGCCGGCCCCAGCACCGGTCCAGAGCTATCCGTGGCGGGCTGCCGCCCGGGCGAGGAGAGGGGAAGTACCGGATGGACAGCTTCGGCACCCGACTGCACCGGTCCGTGAGCGAGCGGGGACCGCTCTGCGTGGGCATCGACCCGCATCCCGGTCTGCTGGCCCGCTGGGGCCTCACCGACGACGTTCAGGGGCTCGACCGGTTCACCCGGACCGTGGTGGACGCCCTCGGTGACCGGGTTGCGGTGGTCAAGCCTCAGTCGGCCTTTTTCGAGCGTTTCGGGTCCCGCGGTGTGGCGATTCTTGAGTCAACTATCCGACAGTTACGCGATGCCGGTTCGCTCGTTCTGCTGGACGTCAAGCGCGGCGACATCGGCTCGACGGTCAGCGCGTACGCCTCCGCGTATCTTGATCCATCCAGTCCGCTGTATGTCGACGCGGTCACCGCGAGTCCCTACCTGGGGGTCGGTTCCCTGGCGCCGATGTTCGAGCTGGCCGCCGAGCACGGCGGCGGGGTGTTCGTGCTGGCCCTCACCTCGAACCCGGAGGGAGCCGCCGTGCAGCGGGCCTGCACGGCCGACGGCCGCACCGTGGCGCAGACCGTGATCGACGAGATTTCCCAGCTCAACAGGGGTGCGACCCCTCTCGGCAGCTTCGGGCTGGTGGTCGGCGCGACCATCGGCGACACCGGACACGACCTCTCCGGGGTGGGTGGTCCGCTGCTCGCGCCGGGGCTCGGCGCGCAGGGTGCCGGGGCCGACGATCTGCGAACCGTCTTCGGTTCGAACCTCGCCGCGGTGCTCCCGTCGTACTCCCGGGAGGTGCTCTCCGCGGGCCCCGACGTCGCCGCCCTGCGGGCTGCCGCGGACCGGGTGCTGGCCGAGTGCCGGGGCGTTCTGGCAGCCCGGTGACTGACTGACGGCTCGGTCACTTTGCGATGATCATCGCGCGTCCACGTTGCCGAAAGCTCCGTTGACCGCTAGTTTTCCCCGCGCTGGGAACCACGGACCCCTTGGTTCACAGCGACACCACGTTTCACAGATGCGGCGGTGCGCCCCGCCCGCCGCGATAGGGACCTGAGGAGAACTGGTGCCGCTCCCGTCACTGACCCCCGAACAGCGCGCTGCCGCGCTCGAGAAGGCCGCGGAGATCCGCAAGGCCCGTGCCGAGCTGAAGGAGCAGCTCAAGCAGGGCAAGACCACCCTTGGTGCCGTCCTTGAGCGGGCCGAGAGCGACGACGTCGTGGGTAAGCTCAAGGTTTCGGCCGTCCTGCAGGCGATGCCGGGCATCGGCAAGATCCGGGCTACCCAGATCATGGAAAAGCTCAAGATCGCCGACAGCCGTCGCCTGCGCGGCCTTGGTGAGCAGCAGCGCAAGGCACTGCTTGGAGAGTTCGCCGCCAACTGAACCTGGCAGCGTGTAGAAACAAGCAGTGAGCACGGATGACGAGGCGCGCCCGGCGGCTCGGCTCACTGTCCTGGCTGGACCTTCGGGTTCCGGCAGGGAGAGTGTCGTCGAGCTCGTCCGGGCGCGTTCTCCGTCCGTGTGGATCCCGGTGCCGGCGACCACCCGGCCGCGCCGGGAGCGGGAGATCGACGGGGAGGACCGGGTCTTCCTCGCTCCCGCGGAGTTCGACCGCCGGGTGGCCGCCGGCGAGCTGCTGGAGTGGTCCCGGATCGGCCCGCACCGCCGGGGCACCCCGTACCCGCCGCTGCGCGCCCGGCTCGACGCGGGGCAGCCGGTGCTGCTCCCGCTCGACGTGACCGGCGCCCAGCTGGTCCGGGCGCGATTACCCGACGCCCGGCTGGTGCTGCTGAGCCCGCCCGGTCACCGACCCGACGCCGCCGTGGCGGCGACCTTCGAGCACGCCCTGACCCACGACCTCACCGATCGCGTGGTTGCCGAGCTGGTAGGCTTACTCGGTTCTTCTTATCCGGATCCGGCCTGGTCGCGCGTGCGCGGCTGACAGCCGGCTGCCGTTGAGACTCAGCACCGCGTCCGCGCGGCTCGAAAGACGCAGAGGTTAATTCGTGGGATCCATCGCCAACCCCGAAGGCATCACCAACCCGCCGATCGACGAGCTCCTCGAGAAGACGACGTCGAAGTACGCGCTGGTCATCTTCGCCGCCAAGCGCGCGCGCCAGGTCAACGCCTACTACAGCCAGCTCGGCGAGGGCCTGCTGGAGTACGTCGGCCCGCTCGTCGAGACCACCCCCCAGGAGAAGCCCCTCTCCATCGCCATGCGCGAGATCAACGGGGGCCTGCTCACCGCTGAGCCGACCGACCAGCCGTAAGCCCCCGGCGTCGATGTCCGCCGGGATCGTCCTCGGGGTCGGCGGCGGCATCGCCGCCTACAAGGCCTGCGAGCTGCTGCGGCTCTTCACCGAATCGGGTCACCGGGTTCGCGTGGTGCCGACCGCGTCGGCGCTCCGCTTCGTCGGAGCGCCGACCTGGGCAGCGCTCTCCGGCCAGCCGATCGCCGACGACGTCTGGTCCGACGTGCACGAGGTGCCGCACGTGCGGCTCGGCCAGCAGGCCGACCTGGTGGTGGTCGCGCCGACCACCGCCGACCTGCTCGCCAAGGCCGCCCACGGGCTCGCCGACGACCTGCTGACCAACACGCTGCTGACCGCGCGCTGCCCGGTGGTGCTGGCTCCGGCCATGCACACCGAGATGTGGGAGCACCCGGCCACCGTGGCCAACGTCGCCACGCTGCGCGCCCGTGGTGTCCGGGTCATCGAGCCGGCCGTCGGCCGGCTCACCGGCGTCGACACCGGCAAGGGCCGGCTGCCCGACCCGGCGGAGATCTTCGCGGTCGCCCGTCGGGTCCTGGCCCGGGGCGGGCCCGCACCCACCGACCTGGCCGGCCGCCGGGTGGTGGTCACCGCGGGTGGCACCCGCGAGCCGCTGGACCCGGTCCGTTTCCTCGGTAACCGCTCCTCCGGCAAGCAGGGCTACGCGTTCGCCCGGGCGGCCGTCGCCCGGGGTGCCCGGGTCACCCTGATCGCGGCCAACGTCTCCCTCGCCGACCCGGCCGGGGTCGACCTGGTCCGGGTGGGCACCACCGGCGAGCTGCGGGAGGCGACGCTGAAGGCCGCCGTCGAGGCCGATGCGGTGGTGATGGCGGCGGCTCCGGCTGAT contains:
- a CDS encoding quinone-dependent dihydroorotate dehydrogenase, producing the protein MTLFERAVRPWLFRIGNGDAEAAHEWTLRRLTALSRRPAALAALRARYAARAPRTVFGVEFPNPVGLAAGMDKDGAALPAWPALGFGFVEVGTVTAHAQPGNPRPRLFRLPASEAVVNRMGFNNAGAAALAARLAALPRPIGVPLGISLGKSKVTPLDEAVEDYLASYRALRGHGDYFAVNVSSPNTPGLRSLQDRAHLDALLAALVGEKPVLVKIAPDLTEAAIAELLEVCLARGAAGVIATNTTLARDGLAPVDAERGAQAGGLSGRPLTGRAREVVAFVHRETGGRLPIIGVGGVLDPDDAARMFDAGAALVQLYTGFIYRGPSLVRAITRTTPTPTVPPAPAPAPATDPRPASI
- a CDS encoding adenosylmethionine--8-amino-7-oxononanoate transaminase translates to MTPEEILSVDRAHVWHPYAALPPANPPYVVQSAEGVRLRLADGRALVDGMSSWWAAIHGYRHPTLDAAVTDQLGRMSHVMFGGLTHEPAVQLARTLVELTPDGLEHVFLADSGSVSVEVAVKMCLQYQRAVGRPQRRRLATWRGGYHGDTFHPMSVCDPEGGMHHLWGDVLPRQVFAPVPPGGFTDPPDEAYVAALVDAVERHAHELAAVIVEPVVQGAGGMRFHHPGYLRVLREVTRAHGILLIFDEIATGFGRTGTMFAAEHAGVSPDVMCLGKALTGGYLTLAATLCTPQVAQAISATGVLAHGPTFMGNPLACAVANASIGLLRAEDWAAQVARIGAGLRAGLEPLRGAPGVADVRVLGAIGVVQLDHEVDLGAATTAAVDRGVWLRPFRDLIYTMPPYVTGDADLARIASGVAAAVAAG
- the pyrF gene encoding orotidine-5'-phosphate decarboxylase, which encodes MDSFGTRLHRSVSERGPLCVGIDPHPGLLARWGLTDDVQGLDRFTRTVVDALGDRVAVVKPQSAFFERFGSRGVAILESTIRQLRDAGSLVLLDVKRGDIGSTVSAYASAYLDPSSPLYVDAVTASPYLGVGSLAPMFELAAEHGGGVFVLALTSNPEGAAVQRACTADGRTVAQTVIDEISQLNRGATPLGSFGLVVGATIGDTGHDLSGVGGPLLAPGLGAQGAGADDLRTVFGSNLAAVLPSYSREVLSAGPDVAALRAAADRVLAECRGVLAAR
- the mihF gene encoding integration host factor, actinobacterial type translates to MPLPSLTPEQRAAALEKAAEIRKARAELKEQLKQGKTTLGAVLERAESDDVVGKLKVSAVLQAMPGIGKIRATQIMEKLKIADSRRLRGLGEQQRKALLGEFAAN
- a CDS encoding guanylate kinase, whose translation is MSTDDEARPAARLTVLAGPSGSGRESVVELVRARSPSVWIPVPATTRPRREREIDGEDRVFLAPAEFDRRVAAGELLEWSRIGPHRRGTPYPPLRARLDAGQPVLLPLDVTGAQLVRARLPDARLVLLSPPGHRPDAAVAATFEHALTHDLTDRVVAELVGLLGSSYPDPAWSRVRG
- the rpoZ gene encoding DNA-directed RNA polymerase subunit omega → MGSIANPEGITNPPIDELLEKTTSKYALVIFAAKRARQVNAYYSQLGEGLLEYVGPLVETTPQEKPLSIAMREINGGLLTAEPTDQP
- the coaBC gene encoding bifunctional phosphopantothenoylcysteine decarboxylase/phosphopantothenate--cysteine ligase CoaBC, with amino-acid sequence MSAGIVLGVGGGIAAYKACELLRLFTESGHRVRVVPTASALRFVGAPTWAALSGQPIADDVWSDVHEVPHVRLGQQADLVVVAPTTADLLAKAAHGLADDLLTNTLLTARCPVVLAPAMHTEMWEHPATVANVATLRARGVRVIEPAVGRLTGVDTGKGRLPDPAEIFAVARRVLARGGPAPTDLAGRRVVVTAGGTREPLDPVRFLGNRSSGKQGYAFARAAVARGARVTLIAANVSLADPAGVDLVRVGTTGELREATLKAAVEADAVVMAAAPADFRPATYAPGKIKKSDDGDAPTIELVTNPDIAAELGQRKRPEQVLVVFAAETGDAEANGRAKLTRKRADLIVVNEVGVDKVFGADTNTVTVIGADGSVSRLPEQAKEDVADSVWDLVVARLPGRS